The Mangrovibacillus cuniculi sequence ATTACCCATCTCTCTTTTGTTCCTTTTGCTCTAGCAGTCCTAGTATAGTCTTGCTTAGACTCTCTCCCTAGCTCTTCCATTACTACTTTAGCTAAATAACTAATAGGAAAAATACATAAAGCAAATACAGGTAAAATAGCGTTATACCAAGATTCGTGCCCATATAGATCTAAAAAACTCCACCCGTTTGTATATAGTTGCAATAGGATGACTTGAAGCCCAATAAATATAAAAAAGTCAGGTAAAGAATACAAAATTGTCGATAAAATTTTTCGTGTGATGGAAGGTGCTCTTTGCCCTACCCATCTGTATATTCCTACTCCGAGCAACATTCCTACACATAAGCTTAGTAACAAAGCAGGGATAATAATGCTTAAGCTACGTTTTACATAAAACAAAACAGATTGCACTACTGTAGTACCCACACTTGTGGTTCCTAGTCCTTCTAAAGAAAACAAGCGAATCCACCAATTCTTCCATTCTTCACTATAAACACTCCATGAAATATCCCACACCAACTGGTAGTTTACGACATTTGGAGTAATGGCTAAAGGTAAAAGTGCAATCGTCACAATGGACAGTAATACTACAACATAAATAACTAATTGACGAAAAACCGCATGTATCATAAGTGTTCCTACGGCTCCTTTCATTTCCTTAATATTCCTTTATGATACACTATTTTAGTTTGAATGTTTATAATTTTCGTAAAATAATTAACCTAAAAAAACCACAAATGAACGATATGTCCATTTGTGGTTCACGTGGCAGAAATAGTTTAGCGTACTTGCCCATTCCCACGCATTTTAAATTTAATCGTTGTCATTTCAGGTAATCCCATAGGTCCTCTCGCATGTAATTTTTGCGTAGAGATACCAATCTCTGCTCCAAAACCAAGGGCACTACCGTCTGTAAATCTAGTAGAAGCGTTGTGATACAACGCAGCAGCATCGACAAGTGCCATAAATCGCTCAGCAGAAGACCCATCTTCGGTTACGATTGCCTCTGAATGCTTGGTACCATATTTCTCAATATGATCAACTGCTTCATCAAGAGAAGAAACTACTTTCACAGCAATAGCTTTTCGTAAATATTCATTAGACCAGTCTTCTTCACCAGCTGGTAGGACATCAGTTAGTACTTTCATTGCCTTTTGGTCTCCATAAAGCTCAATATCATTTTGATCCAACATAGTTTGTAAATCTTCTTTATGCTGTTCTAACCATTTTTCGTGAACAATTAACGTCTCCGCTGCATTACACACTGCAGGTCGATCTGTTTTTGCATTTTTAACAATAGATAGCGCTTTTGTCACATCAGCGAACTCATCTACATAGATATGACAGTTTCCTACCCCAGTCTCTAATACAGGTACTGTCGCATTTTGGACGACCGTTTGAATCAACTTGCCACCACCACGCGGGATAAGAACGTCCACATAATCGTTCATCGTAAACAGTTCTTGTGTAGCAGAACGATCCGTTGTATTAATGAACTGAACAGCATCTTTTGGAATGTCTGTCTCCTCTAACGCTTCGTGTAGGACAGCTACAATCGCTCTATTTGAATGAATAGCGGATGAACCACCTTTTAACACAATAGCATTACCGGATTTCAATGCAATACCAGTAGCATCAACAGTTACGTTTGGTCTTGCTTCATAAATCATCCCAATAACACCTAATGGTACGGTAACCTTCTCGACATCTAAACCATTATCTAAGGTCCAGTTGGAGACAACATTTCCTACTGGATCTGTTAAATTAGTTAAATCCTCTAATCCTTTTGCCATACCTTCGATGCGTTCTGATGTTAATGCTAGACGGTCTAATAACGCTTGATCATATCCTTTTTCTTTTCCAGCTACTAAATCTTTCTCGTTTTCACGTAAAATTTCTACTTCCATATCACGAATCTTTTTTGCCATTGCTTTTAAAGCAGTATTTTTTTGTTCTGTAGTAACTAAACTTAATTCCTTTGATGCTTTCTTGGCTTCTTTTGCTAATTCTTTTACACTAATCATTGTCTTACTAATGGTTATCGTCTCCTTTATTAATCGTTATTTTATCCTGTAATACTAACGGACATATCCTGGTGACAGACAAGTTCATCACGCACCATAATCGGCTCCTCTTGTGCAATATCTTTTCCTGCCAAGGATTCCGAATCAATCATAATAACACCTAGACCTATCTCTTCTTGATTAGGAGTAAAGATACGTACAACATCACCTTTTTTAAATCGACCTTCAAAATGAATAATTTCTTTTGCGTAAATTGGTGTTTCTTTTTCTTTTAATGTGTGTTCACCAATTTCATTAACAACCACTGTCCCTTGAGGACCTGAGTTAAATGCAATCCAGCGTTTTTTCTGGTTTAAATTAATTATTTCTTCTTCTGAATCAAAGTAAGTTCCTTTTGCATCACCATTTACAGCATCGAGTAAGATATTTGGTGTTCCAGCTTTTCCTAAGAAGGAAGGAATGCCAGATGCCATCGCAATCTTGAAAGCATCAATTTTGGATTTCATTCCACCAGTTCCAACCGAACTTCCCGCTGTACCAGCACTCGCTTCAATTTCTTCCGTAATTTCCGTCACTTTTTCTACTAACGTAGCCTCTGGATTAACCATTGGATTATCTGTATATAATCCGTCTATATCTGAAAGGATGATTAACTGATCTGCGTCTACTAGAGCAGCAACCTTTGCAGAAAGCGTATCATTATCACCAAATCGTAAACGATCGATAGTTACCGTGTCATTTTCATTAACGATAGGAATGATTCCTCGTTCCATTAACACGTGTAACGTATTACGCGCATTTCCGTAACGTTTTTCATCTGAAAAATCACTACGTGTAATTAATATTTGTGATGCTACATAGCCGTGAGACATGAATAACTCTGAATACGCCTCCATTAACAGTCCTTGGCCAATTGACGCAGCGGCTTGTTTCTCTGGTAGTGAATCAGGTCTTGTTAAGCAACCTAGTTTACGATAGCCAGCAGCTACTGCTCCTGAAGACACTAAGATAACCTCATGTCCTTCGTCTTTTAATTGAGCAATTTCATCTGTTAAGCGCTCTAACTTCCTTCTGCTAACTTCTCCATGTAGGCTTGTTAATGAACTACTTCCAATTTTAATTACAATGCGCTTATTGGTATTGTCACTCACAGTAATTTCCATCTCCTAACTTACGATGTTTTCTTCAATAGTTGTGCTAATTGTTGTTGTATTTCTTCCGATCTAGAAGCGGCCCCTAAAATCGCTTCTTGAATTGCCTTTCCTCCGCCGTTTTGGTGTAATGCCTCCAAACCTGCTGCAGTTGTTCCATTTGGGGAGGTTACTTTTTTTCGTAATTCGGTTGGGGAATCGGATCCTTGTAACACCATTTGTGCAGCTCCAAGGATTGTTTGAGCACATAATTCTTGAACAAGTTCGTCATCCCAGCCGGCTTCTTCTCCAACTTTCTGCATATTTTCCATCATATAATAGAAATAAGCAGGTCCACTTCCAGCAATACCTGTAAATAGGTCCATTTGATCTTCTTTTATGGTAAATACTTTTCCCATCGTTAACAGGACTTCTTCTATTTCTAATTCCTGTTCTGCCGTTACACTTGTTCCCACACTCATAGCAGTGGCTGATTCACCGATGCCACTAGATGTATTAGGCATTACTCTAACTACTGGCTGCCCTTTTGGTAATCGTGATTCCATAAATTCTAATGAAATACCTGCCATGACTGAAGCAACAACCGTACCTTTTGAAAGATGTGGTCGAATGGATAAAAGTACATTTTCTGCATCTTTTGGTTTCATTGCTAAAAATAATACGGTTAAAGGTTTATAAGGAAATTTTTCTCTTTTGGCAGTTCTAAGTCCGTAACGTTCTTCTAACTCTGATAGTCTTTCAGCGTTTTGTCTGTTTGTAACGATGATCTGATTGGGACTTATTTGTTTGGAAGTAATCATTCCTTTCATCATCGCTTCTGCCATATTACCTGCACCTAAAAAACCGATTGTTTGTTTTATAATTGTTCTCTCCTCCGTTTTCCCGTTCGTTTTGTTCAACGCTAATAATCGTAACATGTATGGTGAATTTTTTTGGTCACAATTCCCAGATAGTTAGAATTTACTCCATATAGTTAGTGAAAGCGTTATCATTTATAGATAAACTCCCGAGAGAGCTTCTGAGAGCAAATAATTCGTGATTATCGGTGTATATGGAGATTGGGACGAGTTATGTAGGGGTGAATGTGTGCTTGTCCGTGGAGCCGTGGGGAATCTTTCTGGATCTAGGTGGTAAGTCCGAGGAGTCTCGTGGTTTCTGCCTGGTGTCATGCGGCAAGTGGGAGAAGCCGCGCGTTTTCCTCTTGGTTCCATGCGGCAAGTCCGTGAAGCCGTGTGTTTTCCTCTTGGTTCCATGCGGCAAGTCTGTGAAGTCGCGCGTTTTCCTCTTGGTACTATGCGGCAAGTCCGTGAAGCCGCACGTTTTTCTCCTGTTGTCATGCGGCAAGTCGCGGAAGCCGCGTGTTTTCCTCTTGGCGTCATGCTGCAAGTCTGTGAAGCCGTGTGTTTTCTTCCTGTCTCCATGCGGCAAGTCCGTGAAGCCGCACGTTTTCCTCTTGGTTCCATGCGGTAAGTCGCGGAAGCCGCGTGTTTTCCTCTTGGCGTCATGCTGCAAGTCTGTGAAGCCGTGTGTTTTTTTCCTGTCTCCATGCGGCAAGTCCGTGAAGCCGCACGTTTTCCTCTTGGTTCCATGCGGCAAGTCTGTGAAGCCGCACGTTTTCCTCTTGGTACCATGCGGCAAGTACGTGAAGCCGTGTGTATTCCTCTTGGCGTC is a genomic window containing:
- a CDS encoding ABC transporter permease subunit — its product is MKGAVGTLMIHAVFRQLVIYVVVLLSIVTIALLPLAITPNVVNYQLVWDISWSVYSEEWKNWWIRLFSLEGLGTTSVGTTVVQSVLFYVKRSLSIIIPALLLSLCVGMLLGVGIYRWVGQRAPSITRKILSTILYSLPDFFIFIGLQVILLQLYTNGWSFLDLYGHESWYNAILPVFALCIFPISYLAKVVMEELGRESKQDYTRTARAKGTKERWVISRHMLRNTLRTITVHSVAVCSMILSSLPIIEMLSNYNGAGYHLMETIARNESFLVIGYLLAFFCIMVVMTWFISTVYYLLMKEWIIPSFRSSTYYVERGGEMHVE
- a CDS encoding glutamate-5-semialdehyde dehydrogenase, whose translation is MISVKELAKEAKKASKELSLVTTEQKNTALKAMAKKIRDMEVEILRENEKDLVAGKEKGYDQALLDRLALTSERIEGMAKGLEDLTNLTDPVGNVVSNWTLDNGLDVEKVTVPLGVIGMIYEARPNVTVDATGIALKSGNAIVLKGGSSAIHSNRAIVAVLHEALEETDIPKDAVQFINTTDRSATQELFTMNDYVDVLIPRGGGKLIQTVVQNATVPVLETGVGNCHIYVDEFADVTKALSIVKNAKTDRPAVCNAAETLIVHEKWLEQHKEDLQTMLDQNDIELYGDQKAMKVLTDVLPAGEEDWSNEYLRKAIAVKVVSSLDEAVDHIEKYGTKHSEAIVTEDGSSAERFMALVDAAALYHNASTRFTDGSALGFGAEIGISTQKLHARGPMGLPEMTTIKFKMRGNGQVR
- the proB gene encoding glutamate 5-kinase, whose protein sequence is MSDNTNKRIVIKIGSSSLTSLHGEVSRRKLERLTDEIAQLKDEGHEVILVSSGAVAAGYRKLGCLTRPDSLPEKQAAASIGQGLLMEAYSELFMSHGYVASQILITRSDFSDEKRYGNARNTLHVLMERGIIPIVNENDTVTIDRLRFGDNDTLSAKVAALVDADQLIILSDIDGLYTDNPMVNPEATLVEKVTEITEEIEASAGTAGSSVGTGGMKSKIDAFKIAMASGIPSFLGKAGTPNILLDAVNGDAKGTYFDSEEEIINLNQKKRWIAFNSGPQGTVVVNEIGEHTLKEKETPIYAKEIIHFEGRFKKGDVVRIFTPNQEEIGLGVIMIDSESLAGKDIAQEEPIMVRDELVCHQDMSVSITG
- the proC gene encoding pyrroline-5-carboxylate reductase, with the translated sequence MLRLLALNKTNGKTEERTIIKQTIGFLGAGNMAEAMMKGMITSKQISPNQIIVTNRQNAERLSELEERYGLRTAKREKFPYKPLTVLFLAMKPKDAENVLLSIRPHLSKGTVVASVMAGISLEFMESRLPKGQPVVRVMPNTSSGIGESATAMSVGTSVTAEQELEIEEVLLTMGKVFTIKEDQMDLFTGIAGSGPAYFYYMMENMQKVGEEAGWDDELVQELCAQTILGAAQMVLQGSDSPTELRKKVTSPNGTTAAGLEALHQNGGGKAIQEAILGAASRSEEIQQQLAQLLKKTS